CAGAAAGAAATTCATTAAGCAATTCATAAGTTCTCATTTCCTTTACAATTTTTGTAACATCGAAATGTTGCAAAGATTGCTGTACCTATCTAAGTAGCATACAGTGACAACATCGGTTACTTGGAACTGAGTACAAGTAGCTGATATGGGTATTCTGATATTAGGTcgcatattttaaattttccactagctaaaaatatcaaattttcatatatatgtcTAAGTATTCTTATATAAcatctattatatatatagattttaaagctgaaacaaagagaatgaTTTAACCACAACTTGCCACATAGGATTACTATAACACAACATTTGTcaattctttataaatattaatttataagaagttattcttttctcttttaatctaaaattgtaataataactttttaaatttaaatttttatatgtccttttcttgttattattttaatttatttatttattttattttatttgtatatagtATCTTTTACAATATTACAAAATCTTGCTTTAAACCTATTTATTCagttgataattttatttttatttttatttttctttatttactaatttgagttcattaataaattttgtattttttttctatagtttaattacttttattttttggttttacttatttaaatttaaacttttgcATTTATCtatagctttttttttttccaatgatttttttatttattaattgtagaaaaaattctaaatattatataattttataacattttataatttctaccTATAAACAccttaaagaagaaaaagaaaaactttatTTCAATAAGAAGATATTGAAgctatttatgtttttttttttaaaccgcatcaactttttttttctctccatattctatatttcaattttattttattttatattactaaaatttaattagtaacaaataattaattgtatttgttCATACATATGTTATATTGTCAACAAAATTAGAGCTTaagtatgattttttttaatttcttttttacttttcataGATTGTCACattattgattttagttttcaatattcaagtcaataatttataaattggaTAAATAGAACCGAATTGGTTAAAATATACTAGAATCGGCTCAAAACCAGGAGACTGGTCCAAGATCGATTTCCCCTCGGCTGGAATCGGAACTATCATTCCAATTCCAACtcgtaaaataaaataattcattttaattaaattttttattttttaaaaattggttGGAACCAGCTGGAACCGAAACTGTGAACCGGAACTAGCCAGCTCATTGCCAcaatatctaatttttatatatgttaggttagttattatatttatattaaattaatatcaatatgAAATATCTAACATATAGCGCTATTAAGTATGTAGTTTATcttagaaattataataatctaaaaaatttactaatatatttattatataaggtatttttagctttaaaatatgactataaaattaattcataaataaaacatatataatttatcaataaaatattaaattaaattctatgcAAAGCGCgggtattaaaataattaatacataaaagtaaattgaagagTTGATGCAACTATTATAACAATATGCAGAGGATCTATGAAAAATTACCTTCAATAAGTAATAGGTGTTAGTTAAATATCAagtttatcaaaataagaatacCTATGAGATTAAGAGTAATAAATTCATTAGCAATAATaagcaaacaaataaaaaacagaaaatagaaaagaagtaGAGTTAGAGGACATGCAAATGTAGTCTCTCTTGCTAAAATCTCAAATCAAGTACAATAAGGTCGAAGGTCAAGTCTTTGCTATATTTGCAATTTAAGCACTGCCTCTAGTTCCTCAAGGCTATCTACAATAGACATCATAACTCCACATCTTGGTAATTTTTTCAACTTATTAGAGGTAAATTGAGCAAGGCCTAATCAGAATTGTCCTCCGGTAAATTGCTTCAGTACGCTATTTAATCaccttcttttttctctaatgttatttttcacttttatcAAGGAAACAAGAGATTTATTAGAGAATAAAGGCTCAAAAAATCAACATGGAACTTCGCGTCACTTCTTAAAGGAAAAAGGATGATAGCAACAGAAcaatagagaaaacaaaagaaaaaaagcaaattaaataaacaagaTAAAAGTACATTTAAAAGAGGTAGTACCTTTTCAGGAGAAtcaaatttttgtaattccttttcaattaaatctgCCATGGCTTTTATGTATCCTTCACGCTGATACCAGGAAGGTATCACAGTGTGTTGCATATTAACAAGATATTCATCTTCCCTGGTGATAcatcagaaaatattaattcagagttatttttgaaatgttGAAGTTTACATGTTGCATATACTGTATTCCCACCTAAATATACTCTCCAAGAGACGAAGGCTTGAACCACTAGTGGATATAGAGAACTGTGGATAAAGCGGAAGCACAACAAGTTTTGTGATCCCATCTCTTTTTATCTAACAACCAAACAGATAACCCATAAGTTAGGTCCACAAATCTTCATTGAAGCCCTGATAATGACAGATTGGCAATAATTAACAGCCTTGATTATCAATACCACCTAATACTATAACTGttacaattttatttcaagaatAAGATAACAAAACAAGAtaataaatgtataaaatataatgaaatgaAGTAGCATGCAGTCACTCATTAATTCAAAGCTGATgtaatattattcaattatatacAACATGCATATCAATTAAGCCCTTGAAAATTAAACACACATGCAATAAGTTTTAAATGTCAAAACAAGGCAGAaatttcaattgatgaaaatctTCTTTCCATGGGAAAAAGATGCTGCAATATTGATTGGACCACATAAACAATCTAAATACATTAGAATTAAACAAATGAACTAGGAGACTTCCAACAGTTCTACAATACATGTATGCTTATAGCATAAAGGAGTTCAAAAACTATATTCATAAGTCAAGTTAGGACAATCCAATTGAGAGCATAAAATAGGATCCCAAGGCAAAGGGTAATTCAATCACGATGAAGTATATAATTGAACAAAAACTGTTCTAACTGTTCTAATAGGCAGAAGTTCTATGTTACTGTAAAGCCTCAGCCTAACCTATCCTTCGCAGAAATATAAGACACCAAGAGTGGACATGAGAACTTAAGCATGACCCGCCCTGGTAAGAACATATGAAGAAATTGAGCCTGCCCAGGACAGAAATATAGGTATCTTAAATATACATCTGCAAGTTTAAGTAACAGAGGTTGCAGAACATGTTTTGAAAGTGAGCCATAGTTCTGGTACTGATGGATTGCATACAGCATTATTCAATAAGTCTCAAAAATTAGTTATTGCTGCCGCTGTTTTACAAAAGCAATTGAAGATTACAACTGATAATGCGATAACCACTGCActgataaatattataatacacTTCATAgaatattgtatttatttcatatgTTTACAAAAGGAATCTTTGAAACTTTATCTGCATTTGGCAACAAGTAAAGAGAACAACAAAATTACCACTTGTATATCTTCATGTTTCATTGAGTTTGTAGGAAAGACATCAGAATTGAACAGATGCCAAATAGAATACCTGCTCAATGGCTTCTTCAGTGAATGGGTGCCAGTAGCGCATACCAACATACACCTTTGCAGGAACATTTTTTTCCCAAAGTGATTTCCTCAACTCCTCAGCCTTAATGCAGAAGAAGATAGCGTCATAgcgaagaagaaaaataaatcttaataacaaaagaaagcaTTTTTTAGCAAAATTTGTGCATATGAATTAAGGCCTTCCCATCAGCCAATGCAATATGCTGccattcaattaatttgaagCTCCAGATAATGAGAAGTACAACAAGGAGAAATAATAAAGTCATGCCTGTGCATCTGTTATCTGGCGTAATGGTGAACCACCACCAATTGAAGCATAGCCTTCTTTACTCTTAGGTGCCCTTACAACAGATATGAATTGAGCCAAGGGCTTTTGAAGAAAACGAAACAACCTTGGCAATCGTATAATGTCCTGAAACACAATAAGGCATATCAATACAAgctaaatataccaatttttccaatGTCTCAcaaataataacataaatgGGGTCTACAAGTCAATGCCAAAGAGAAAAGGCAAAGGCATGTATATTTACCGGGTCAGCGAAAAGGTTAAAGAGGAAAGGCTGGACATCATCAAGAGTCTCAGGACCTCCGAGATTGAGCAACAAAACACCTATCTTCTCATCACCAATAAGAGGTGGTGCAGTGGATACAATTTGAGTTTTTGAAGTCACTACAGCTCCCAAAGGATTACTAATACACTTGGTAACCTGTTGCTTTGACCATCCAAAtgaattactattattaacaTTATACTTGGATAGATTAGATGAACAGCACATCGTTTGAGATGTACAGATTGTCTGCGGCAACAGCCTGTGAAAGCAAATAACAATCAAATTAAAGACTTTCACATAAACCCCGCACTAAAAAGATCTCATTATGGGCATTTTAAAAGAAGACTTACAGAGGGAACTTGGAATTGCGAGAAGATGAGAGACATGGATTGCCACAAACAGAGGAAGGAGTTGGTCTTGCGTTCATTGCTCCACagttcattttgtttttttattgttaaaagtaaatacagaaagagagagaacTAACTCCAGCAGCTTTTAGCTCTACTACTGAATCCCAAAACCtaccaaacaaaagaaataacctGAGGCCCTTTTTCTACacgttttcttctttttcttcttatgaaaTTAACAATCCACAATCAAACTAAGCAAAGAAGGGGAAAGAcagataaaaaaatgaaactgaAAACGGAAgtagaaggagaagaaaaatctttattttatgggAAGGAGAGAAAACAACAATACTGCAGTCTGCCAATGGAGTGCATTTTGTTGAAGAAAATGAGTAAAAATGAGTGACTTTGTGGGGTAGAGAGCGACTTATCACAAACTGGGAAAGACGACCACTATATTATTTCCACCTCTTCATATCATATCCCATATGCCTCACCtgtctttcattttcttcccTTTGCATTTACTGCCATACCcaacctttctttttctgattgTTGATATATATTAGTGGTTCATCCGTCCATTTCGTAtttctttgttattattttaaagcttaattgtcaaaaataattatatatcatatcTACTATATAATGTTCAAAGTTTCAATTatagtataaattttaatattgatttcgATTTTAATGTCcactaaaatcaataaaaattgacAACATGGTATAAATtcaaacaacaataataaaaaagaagaattgaaTTAACACATTCACTAATATTATCTTCTaagcatataaaataaagaaattccaagattaaaaaaaaattaatttatgtataaataataatattttaataataaaataaattaacaactCTAATATTCACTCAGttcctttttttataataaatataaaatttagaatttttttgacaattaaatcttattttaattataaaattaaacttaataaaatatttaatattttgtaattatttataatattctaaaagtaataataaattaattctctaattattcttttaaaaatctgtaatttaagattttattaatataataatataaaactctatttaaaaaattattgatttattaaaaaatcatataattaatactataaatatagataatattatctcttagaaaaattaatatatgattaaaaactaacttattaattaatataatattaaaagtattattttgtaaaattaaaattattgtcttattagaaaattaagttgctactaatataatattaaaaataaaaataaaattatatctttaatattataatattgtttaactaaaaatataatttattaattaataaaataaaaaactaaaagattacattctaattaaaaaatttatatattaaaaataagtttacatattaaaataaaaattctatttatcaagaatagtaatagatattaaaagaaatttatgccttagaatatatatatatatatatatatatatatatatatatatatatatatatatatataaattttccaaaggttaatgaaaatattaaaatcaattaatgaaAGTGCTGGAATTTGGGTCGGTTCGTCCATACCGGATTAACCTAAAcccatttaatttaattaatttatattagttattattatttactgcattaatataataacaataattattaattgtttgTGTTGGTAACTTCAAAGCTAACTTTGTAGAAGTTACTAAAACTACAAAACAACACATCGTACATGAAACACAAAAAGGAAAGACTTCTTTTGAATTCTTGacaacaattaaaataattttagtatttaggTTGtgaacaataaatataactcaTTTGTGAATTAGTATTTGTGATATAGTGTTAAACAATACTTTTGTGGAATCATCAAAAagtaagtatttttttatttttaattccgCATAAACTACAATTGTATTAGAACCTAATGATGATTCtcatattttgtttaattaatttttattttatggcatgtaaaattaaaatttgaaaattctaaaatcatgAAAAACAATATGATGGCAGTACTTTGAAACTATATTCTTATTCGAATTTTCTATGTTTCATACcataagaattatatattcttaaaatagaaaataagagctttaaattggtatatagaatataatatttggaGTTCTATGTTAAGAGATAAGAGTATGCAAAATTTGGTATTTAAAACTCAAAATCtgaatttttttgtttcatgATCAACATGGTAACTttgacatatttttttatttacatttactGCTTTTTGGATTCAATGATTAATATGTGTTTAAAATAGAGAATGAGatctttaatttgatataaagAACACTCAAAACCCATTTGTGTAAAAAAAGTTatgattttttgtttttgaaatagggatgttaagaattaaattctgaaaactcttttttaattttaggatACTTAAGGTTGAAGATAAAGTGACTCACACTCTTCATCTCCGTGATCTTCTCAAATATATGTTTCTAGGCATCAAAATGCAAAATAAATTGTCCATTGAAATCACAACAAGTAAAAATGGGGTAGAGGGAGGGGGGAGAAAAAATTTTGAGACCTAACTCGCACAACAAGGCAGCGCGTCTATCACACGTGCCACTCACTGTGCATGTGGCACCGTTTGGCGACTGAATACTATGCAGTCAACAATTTCTTCCTTCCCCACTTGCACCTGCTGGTGCATGCGGCGTCTCCAGGAGGTTTTGGATACTGCTGCCTCCATTGGACTCCACATTAATTGTTGATATTCTtggtaaattaaaattaattttttcatatataaaatattctttttgattttcttttatatagaaaatgaaaaattaaaataaaactattttgaTGAAAATAAGATCTACAAAAAGATGAgatatattctaattaatatatctgaGAGTGTTAAGGTCcaatggaagaaaataaatgttctgcctatattttttaatttgttttgataaataagtgattaaatacaattttaattgagtttacttataaaattaattaaaattcataaatatatgtggaaagttatttttttttattttctaaacaTTCCCTATGATATTTTTGTTGTGTATTGAATTTTAGTCATGCCTAATGTTGTATTGACTTTGAGATTTTCTCTTTAACGACCTattttcattcaatttttcattaaaatatgtttaagGAATTATGTGTCGTTTGAAGAGAATATGAAAACTCAAAGACTATATGAACGAAAAAATGAATAGATATACTTGTAGTGGAAAATGTTTGAAAACCATTCCTATAGCGATAATGACTCGAGTTGCGAGAGAAAGGTttagaaaattgaaagagaATCTCGTCGCTTATAGAATACATCCTCATCATAACATTGTTGAACATGTTAAAATTGTCAATAGCATGCTTCAATACATAACTCACAATGGTTATGTGTTAACTAGTGATGAAAAGTTTCATGCTTTATATGTCACTTTGTCGGACCatcttaaagaaaaacttgAAAGTTTTTTATGAAGGAAAATGAATGAAGATTTTTGGACCAAGCCAAATGATCAAAGACATATGATGAATGGAGAAACTAATATCTATGAGATTTTAGTTTACTTATTTTTTGGATGAATACGCTTGGAAGATTTTAAACAAGTCTATCACTTTAGCATATAGTCCCAGTCTCTGGACTACTAGATTGCATGTTCTTAACTTTTTTTGGCTTAAGAATATGGTCCCCACTATTATGGATAGAGAGGAAGTAGAAGAGTTTATTCCTTAAAGATCTTATTTAAATGTACTTAAGATccattagtatattttttttattatttgcttagttatatttcttaatttatttgttgaaGTTATAaacattgaaaatattatgaaggttgatcaatatttttcttcatatatGGGCATTCTAAGGTTGACaaaaaaatttttaaaataaattctcatctagaataataaaagatacaatttaaaattaaagttaaagaaatttcttcatttgaattttgaaGATGATTGAGAACTTGGTAAACTTTCAATTCTAAttcaattgaaaaaatttcaataacttaattttgaaattgtgACTAAGTGATGTGTATATTGACATAATAAAttggttttatatttaaaatgtcttttgtagttttcttttttgtgattAACATGGCATCAAAGATCATAGCTAAATTTAACAAGGGTGAGAAACTAAATGGAGATAATTATAACATCTAGTGTCACGACCCGAtatgtgggcccgtgaccggtagggaatgggtagatgtaaggccaccgaatctcgtagtaagcctgacactcattaacataattaaatctcatctgATATTACTGATGCCACAATATACCTTAACCATTAAactctacatatttaattaggtTTGCCCGAAGAAATAGGCAAGTCTCGAAACTACAATAATTTACAACTGACaaatctattatttctactgtggagaatctaagattttacaagttaACATACCAAACCAATTACATCActtgatgatgaaggagtcgggttgctagataagagccgcaggaagactaacaatcacagatctgaaaaaatagtaaaattgagactgtcagtctcgagagtgagttaaaatcatatatccaaggAAAAACAgttacaaacacttcaataacacatttatttaatttgaaataattactaagtcatgcaaaaataaacgtgtcatgtcatgcttaaatgaaataattttcacacatTACGAGAcggagtacctcagcagaaccctaatcccaacactgaacatctcgactctctctcattctaacagaattggcgcctagagagcgaggCTCtactagggtccttaaatccagttcaaacacttaattatcactaacacttttagcctttcggctctcttactctaataagactggcgcccagagagcaatgctcgaccagggacctttactttGGCAcactcactctactcagcctagagagcaatgctcaactggggcaagtcctaaacttatcttttttaaatttaccattttaccctTTTTCTATCACTCTCGGATTTATACCGATGCACTCATCAAAATAGTATATTCTAGTtccgtcccatcccgagtcataaggcaataataaattttatgatgaaaaatatgatatatatgaatagtaatcaaatgaataatttaaacttgcaatcaattaatcataa
The sequence above is drawn from the Ricinus communis isolate WT05 ecotype wild-type chromosome 7, ASM1957865v1, whole genome shotgun sequence genome and encodes:
- the LOC8259922 gene encoding ferrochelatase-2, chloroplastic, producing MNCGAMNARPTPSSVCGNPCLSSSRNSKFPLLLPQTICTSQTMCCSSNLSKYNVNNSNSFGWSKQQVTKCISNPLGAVVTSKTQIVSTAPPLIGDEKIGVLLLNLGGPETLDDVQPFLFNLFADPDIIRLPRLFRFLQKPLAQFISVVRAPKSKEGYASIGGGSPLRQITDAQAEELRKSLWEKNVPAKVYVGMRYWHPFTEEAIEQIKRDGITKLVVLPLYPQFSISTSGSSLRLLESIFREDEYLVNMQHTVIPSWYQREGYIKAMADLIEKELQKFDSPEKVVIFFSAHGVPLAYVEEAGDPYKAEMEECVDLIIEELEKRKISNAYTLAYQSRVGPVEWLKPYTDDTIIELGRKGVKNLLAVPISFVSEHIETLEEIDVEYKELALKSGIEKWGRVPALGCEPTFISDLADAVIESLPYVGAMAVSNLEARQSLVPLGSVEELLATYDSKRRELPPPVTVWEWGWTRSAETWNGRAAMLAVLVLLVLEVTTGEGFLHQWGIFPLFH